A single genomic interval of Lacrimispora sphenoides JCM 1415 harbors:
- a CDS encoding DUF4280 domain-containing protein — MEEKEILKQMAASQNLQNTASEYVVRGAMIKCSNGEKAAVLNLPEDHGAYIQGQPQINVQDSKTANIHGFGTCKMTDKKCTPELSTWLNGSNENQMFDKNTLKYESAVPFRDSYCICMRQGGIVEPINSGQVIRNPVPKRVYITDDRTAIVANNIRFQIYDPTKGVAIGPVETWETILECEKMKTEFDVVKAILGYSFNIEDLSREELSIDEYGTEWTKQNKPKPIQDKKVIIPTVPGAGSSMQQKVNIMYGFQAGMDILKNIANAIERTYVNFYFERSSLGKHRVTILAGTQSEFWKYYNYEFFDRDRSFVYDVCKQVNSFMSYKALNDYFQFVTEQYRQAIKNGKSRAKLLVQEEELQLKKKEHYDLIINLNFERKIQRFQVYLFSREKKMSQKLVTLPHESIAIVKRIGYSGKITKLIELIDATVTTEGNDKFWELMEKALEDANDKKTKINLADLSD; from the coding sequence AAATACAGCTAGTGAATATGTAGTAAGGGGAGCAATGATAAAGTGTTCCAACGGAGAAAAAGCGGCAGTGCTCAATCTACCGGAAGATCATGGAGCTTACATACAAGGGCAGCCGCAAATTAATGTGCAGGATAGTAAAACGGCAAATATTCATGGATTTGGAACATGCAAAATGACCGATAAAAAATGTACTCCTGAGCTGTCAACTTGGCTAAATGGGAGCAATGAAAACCAAATGTTTGATAAAAATACTCTGAAATATGAAAGCGCTGTTCCTTTTCGTGATTCCTATTGCATTTGTATGAGACAGGGGGGAATTGTAGAACCGATCAATTCGGGTCAGGTTATTCGTAATCCGGTTCCGAAAAGGGTATATATTACGGATGACAGAACTGCTATTGTAGCCAATAATATTAGATTTCAAATTTATGACCCAACTAAAGGAGTGGCGATTGGCCCTGTAGAAACTTGGGAAACAATACTGGAATGTGAAAAAATGAAAACAGAATTTGATGTAGTAAAAGCAATACTTGGCTATTCTTTTAATATTGAAGATTTAAGCAGGGAAGAGTTAAGTATTGATGAATATGGTACGGAATGGACAAAACAAAATAAACCGAAACCTATTCAAGATAAAAAAGTGATAATACCTACTGTTCCCGGGGCAGGAAGTTCAATGCAACAAAAAGTCAATATTATGTATGGATTTCAAGCAGGGATGGATATTTTGAAGAATATTGCTAATGCAATTGAACGTACTTATGTCAACTTTTATTTTGAGAGATCTAGTCTAGGAAAACATAGAGTTACTATATTGGCTGGAACACAATCAGAATTCTGGAAATATTATAATTATGAATTTTTTGATAGAGATAGAAGTTTTGTATATGATGTTTGCAAACAAGTTAATAGTTTTATGAGTTATAAAGCTCTAAACGATTACTTTCAATTTGTAACGGAACAATACAGGCAGGCAATTAAAAATGGAAAATCAAGAGCAAAACTTCTTGTGCAGGAGGAAGAATTGCAGCTAAAAAAGAAAGAACATTATGACTTGATTATTAATTTGAACTTTGAAAGGAAAATACAGCGCTTTCAAGTCTACCTATTTTCAAGAGAGAAAAAAATGAGCCAAAAATTAGTCACATTACCACATGAATCTATAGCCATTGTTAAGAGGATAGGTTATAGCGGAAAAATAACCAAATTGATAGAATTAATTGATGCCACGGTTACTACAGAAGGAAATGATAAGTTTTGGGAATTGATGGAAAAAGCATTAGAAGATGCAAACGATAAGAAGACTAAAATTAATTTAGCGGATTTATCAGATTAA
- a CDS encoding tetratricopeptide repeat protein, which produces MRCFKYLVFVFNILILITGCSRNQTGLIDDTEFIVDDSAILMLCKITGQEANKKLMVQLKGNGDSLIEVIKVLEDMKQDASIKNALGVSYLRLRRFQEANSKFQEALRIAVSDEEKMCILSNMAEVMLYQENRDTAKYYVEEALKLEVDDQVKKLVLQSNLTAIELPFKTDFIQEIGNIKELIKKERKILGSNQFIGIFNYKTLSWACYYAGNMKKCEYYIYKACKLNDKLYQYIPVEANLYKTLSFMYEPDYNLNKAYDYVNKAIDLLEIWQVQDHYDLLNLYELRGNIYLNLGWAKLDLAINDYEHVLEQCLPYHDLVAVSYYNLGNAYGYLGDTDMIIESYARAYYIWNLEGYENSNQKIEEALRRIYEKQDDKDDDYESWFQTQIIQGKEDLNKLWKE; this is translated from the coding sequence ATGCGGTGTTTTAAGTATTTAGTATTTGTATTTAATATCTTAATACTAATAACTGGTTGTAGCAGAAATCAAACGGGCCTGATAGATGATACAGAGTTTATTGTAGACGATTCTGCAATTTTAATGCTTTGTAAAATAACAGGTCAAGAGGCGAATAAAAAATTAATGGTACAACTGAAAGGTAATGGGGATTCTTTAATTGAGGTAATCAAAGTTTTAGAAGATATGAAACAGGATGCAAGCATAAAGAATGCTTTAGGTGTCAGTTATCTGCGATTGAGGAGGTTTCAGGAAGCAAATAGTAAATTTCAGGAAGCACTTCGCATTGCTGTTTCAGATGAAGAGAAAATGTGCATTTTGTCAAATATGGCTGAAGTCATGTTATATCAAGAAAATAGGGATACTGCTAAATATTATGTAGAAGAAGCTCTAAAACTGGAGGTAGACGATCAGGTAAAAAAGCTGGTTTTACAATCGAATCTTACAGCTATTGAATTGCCTTTTAAAACAGATTTTATCCAAGAAATAGGAAATATAAAAGAACTTATTAAGAAAGAAAGGAAAATACTGGGTTCAAATCAGTTTATTGGTATTTTCAATTATAAGACATTATCTTGGGCCTGTTATTATGCCGGTAATATGAAGAAATGTGAGTATTATATATATAAGGCGTGTAAATTGAATGATAAACTGTATCAGTATATTCCTGTTGAAGCTAATTTATACAAAACTTTGTCATTTATGTATGAACCAGATTATAATTTGAATAAAGCCTATGATTATGTAAATAAAGCTATAGATCTTTTGGAAATATGGCAAGTGCAAGATCATTATGATTTATTAAATTTATATGAATTAAGAGGTAATATATATTTGAATTTAGGGTGGGCCAAACTAGACTTGGCAATCAATGATTATGAGCATGTTTTAGAACAGTGCTTGCCTTACCATGACTTAGTTGCAGTATCTTATTATAACTTGGGAAACGCATATGGGTATTTAGGAGATACAGATATGATCATTGAATCATATGCGAGAGCTTATTACATTTGGAATTTGGAAGGCTATGAGAATTCTAATCAGAAAATAGAAGAAGCGTTAAGAAGAATATATGAGAAACAGGACGACAAAGATGATGATTATGAAAGCTGGTTTCAGACTCAAATTATACAGGGAAAAGAAGATTTAAACAAGCTATGGAAGGAATGA
- a CDS encoding DUF6531 domain-containing protein, which produces MKNILGNSFIINQEVNIIGKKTEVKTKGKSWPDISLNNNAEPVNIPAIVSAALGALPVCSGAKNISPALMAAMGAIGTAGTIQVTQNQTTGQYNSSYILSLMKVLNGAYAKSGNLSEEELKKLIMFMINQMLEKAGPGFSQWNQVLIELMQSATLADFMKGVQSAVCAITGDPVNANTGNFIYEKEDIHINATVPLCFKRTYNRIDKREGCMGDGWRHNYEIELLIENDRYVIIWEDGREEIYIRLEEGGIKALFGCICRLEEKEKGFWYKTQEGMVYIFDQKGRLTAKNDTNGKGLCFTYGRNGKLECVSNGYGISISYGYDSVSGRLISVTDHTGRSITLGYEMGRLCYVTNAGGESYCYYYDNDKTLYRIQNPRGVMVLENEYDDQGRTLCQHFTDGGKIYYDYQEESNRTLVTEQNGSKVAYIHDERFRNIKTVYEDGEERFAYNERNQMIQYADKNGNKTRFSYDDKGNMSQVIYPDGSKNNMTYDANNRLLMLSVNGIEKLKNVYDSKGNLLRTSDALNRHREFEYDKSGNVIQVKQPDGSVTSLEYDSRGNITSIIDEAGRQLNYEYDDSNRVIRTVDGNGYCTRFAYDNCDRIFCVTNAQGKRRIYEYTKNGKVTKVIDFNGAVASQKYNCMNQVEAYSGPDGEVLSAEYDLMQNVIRRILPNGAELVYTYDGLNRMEQMTLPMGGVIYYEYDPNGNRTAVTDPNGNRTDMEYDERNRITKVTDPSGASTQYEYDMEGHLIKVTNAMGKSHTYVYDEAGQLISETDVLGNKTCYDYNALGKLSCVIDPEKRKTIYEYAQGGDLSRTIYPDGTFETYLYDKNGNLIRRQNHKGDFLEITFDCLNQPITVKSSFGQEKRYTYNAVGKVTSVTDTLGHVTRYLYSPGGKLTSVIDAAGNRTEYAYDALGMLITICQHQGKEFLLNGADQKFVNDSECKNHIHITQYERNLAGEIETITNPLGLQEHYTYDLAGQMILKKDREGYETHYAYHPSGDIEKVTYGDGRSVAFSYNSLRQLNEIQDWLGTTRIELDEIGRAKKITDYKGREISYQWGKMGERKSLVYPNGRKISYEYDELARLSRLTDGEREISYCYDEDGHLSKKIFPDDIISSYSYNSRGLLESLIHQQNRELLEKYEYEYDLMGNKTAIGKRRKAVSSLSGIPAETERRMQEESGNYEYRYDSMNRLIEVRKDRKRISQYEYDAFGNRVGRQTETENIRYHYNAANQLIHEEGIFPEQSYQYDARGNLTAILQGEITANQYVYDETNRLAAAFHKKGQAVRYEYDGLGNRVGRKEYVFDKTNFVNQFQAGMIPVENPAREVEYLLDLTKQYYNLLEKTESEENDAYTQSYIWDNNAAFMTEVSSTHIYLQDELGSTVRLVGRQEKGQMVYGYDEFGQDLYGTQGEVQPFGYTGYQRDRTANTYFAQAREYMPEIGRFTGEDIIKGTVNHPYTLNCYGYCWENPMKWVDLNGKRPKKLSSSDYWGWYLEELGESADRAWKKMCQNIQDEIDKIVDINAEVGMGIGGNYYIGPVEGTFIMKLGCWEIDEHGKVEMKTEGELGVNLFDLGFSGGGSYNYTTKKSYGSIGLDNFEFGDGIKWTLGASAYVIFGGGGSVSINISEIGNLLYRGIEKVLSCDSQK; this is translated from the coding sequence GTGAAGAACATTTTGGGAAATAGCTTTATCATAAACCAGGAAGTAAATATTATTGGAAAGAAGACTGAAGTAAAAACAAAAGGAAAAAGCTGGCCGGATATTTCCTTAAATAACAATGCGGAACCAGTTAATATTCCAGCCATTGTTTCTGCTGCACTAGGAGCATTACCTGTTTGTTCCGGAGCAAAAAATATATCACCAGCGCTTATGGCGGCTATGGGAGCAATTGGTACAGCCGGAACCATACAGGTAACACAAAATCAAACAACAGGACAGTATAATTCCAGTTATATCCTGTCACTTATGAAAGTATTGAATGGTGCGTATGCGAAGAGTGGAAATCTGAGCGAAGAAGAATTAAAAAAATTAATTATGTTTATGATAAATCAGATGCTAGAAAAAGCAGGTCCTGGATTTTCTCAGTGGAATCAGGTACTTATAGAACTTATGCAAAGTGCAACTCTGGCTGACTTTATGAAAGGGGTACAGTCCGCTGTATGTGCGATTACCGGAGACCCTGTCAATGCTAATACTGGAAATTTTATTTATGAAAAAGAAGATATTCATATAAATGCCACTGTACCGTTGTGTTTTAAACGAACCTATAACCGGATTGATAAAAGAGAAGGCTGCATGGGAGATGGTTGGCGTCATAATTATGAGATAGAGCTTCTGATCGAAAATGACCGCTACGTTATTATTTGGGAAGATGGACGGGAAGAGATTTACATAAGGTTGGAAGAAGGTGGGATAAAAGCACTATTTGGCTGCATCTGCCGTCTGGAAGAGAAAGAAAAGGGCTTTTGGTATAAAACTCAGGAAGGCATGGTCTACATATTTGATCAGAAAGGTCGTTTAACTGCTAAGAATGATACAAATGGCAAGGGATTGTGTTTTACTTACGGAAGAAATGGAAAACTGGAATGTGTTTCAAATGGTTATGGGATAAGCATAAGTTATGGATATGACAGTGTATCGGGACGGCTGATTTCCGTAACAGACCATACGGGACGCAGCATTACACTTGGTTACGAAATGGGGCGTTTATGCTATGTTACAAATGCCGGCGGTGAAAGCTACTGCTATTATTATGATAATGATAAGACACTTTACAGGATTCAGAACCCAAGAGGTGTAATGGTTCTGGAAAATGAATATGATGATCAGGGCCGTACGCTTTGTCAACATTTTACTGATGGGGGAAAGATTTACTATGATTATCAGGAAGAAAGTAACCGTACCCTTGTAACCGAGCAGAATGGAAGCAAGGTTGCATATATCCATGATGAGCGATTCCGCAACATCAAAACAGTCTATGAAGATGGAGAAGAAAGGTTTGCATATAATGAGCGTAACCAGATGATCCAGTATGCTGATAAGAATGGAAACAAGACAAGGTTTTCCTATGATGATAAAGGAAATATGTCCCAGGTTATTTACCCGGATGGTTCTAAGAATAACATGACTTATGATGCGAATAATCGCCTTCTTATGTTGTCAGTTAATGGTATTGAAAAACTTAAAAATGTATATGATTCAAAAGGGAATCTGTTAAGAACTTCGGACGCATTGAACCGGCATCGGGAATTTGAATATGATAAAAGCGGGAATGTCATACAAGTGAAGCAGCCGGATGGCAGTGTAACATCATTAGAATATGACAGTCGTGGAAACATCACCAGTATTATTGATGAGGCAGGAAGACAGTTGAATTATGAGTATGATGATTCTAACCGGGTCATTCGTACAGTGGATGGAAATGGATATTGTACCAGGTTTGCCTATGACAATTGTGATCGAATTTTCTGTGTAACAAATGCTCAGGGAAAACGGCGTATCTATGAATATACAAAGAATGGGAAAGTAACAAAGGTTATAGATTTTAACGGGGCTGTTGCCAGCCAGAAGTACAATTGCATGAACCAGGTTGAAGCTTATAGCGGACCGGATGGGGAGGTACTTAGTGCAGAATATGATCTAATGCAGAACGTCATCCGTAGGATTCTGCCAAACGGAGCAGAGTTGGTTTATACCTATGATGGGTTAAACCGCATGGAGCAGATGACGCTTCCTATGGGAGGAGTCATCTATTATGAATATGATCCAAATGGAAACCGTACTGCAGTAACCGATCCAAATGGGAACCGCACAGATATGGAATATGATGAGCGTAATCGGATTACCAAAGTAACCGATCCTTCTGGTGCATCCACCCAATATGAGTATGATATGGAAGGACATTTAATCAAAGTTACTAACGCTATGGGCAAATCTCATACCTATGTTTACGATGAAGCAGGACAGCTCATCAGCGAGACAGATGTTCTTGGTAATAAGACTTGCTATGATTATAATGCCTTAGGAAAGCTATCCTGCGTTATAGATCCGGAGAAACGAAAGACCATCTATGAGTATGCTCAGGGAGGGGATCTTTCCAGAACGATCTATCCAGATGGAACGTTTGAAACTTATTTATATGATAAAAACGGTAATCTGATACGTCGCCAGAATCATAAAGGAGATTTTCTTGAGATCACCTTTGACTGCCTGAATCAGCCCATTACGGTAAAAAGCAGTTTTGGGCAGGAAAAGCGTTATACATATAATGCTGTGGGAAAAGTGACATCAGTAACAGATACTTTGGGACATGTGACCCGTTATTTGTATTCACCAGGAGGGAAACTGACCTCTGTGATCGATGCTGCAGGGAACCGGACGGAATATGCTTATGATGCGTTAGGAATGCTGATTACCATATGCCAGCATCAGGGGAAAGAATTCCTGTTAAATGGAGCAGATCAGAAATTTGTAAATGATTCCGAATGCAAGAATCATATTCATATTACCCAATATGAACGTAATCTGGCCGGAGAGATTGAAACTATTACGAATCCTCTTGGATTGCAGGAGCATTATACTTATGATTTGGCCGGGCAGATGATATTAAAAAAAGATAGGGAAGGATATGAGACACATTACGCATATCATCCATCGGGGGACATCGAAAAAGTTACCTATGGGGATGGCCGCAGTGTAGCATTTTCTTATAATTCTCTTCGACAGCTGAATGAGATACAGGACTGGCTTGGAACAACTAGAATTGAGCTGGATGAGATAGGCAGGGCGAAAAAAATTACTGACTATAAAGGACGTGAGATTTCCTATCAGTGGGGCAAAATGGGAGAACGGAAATCCTTGGTTTATCCGAATGGGCGTAAAATATCCTACGAATATGATGAACTGGCACGTTTAAGCAGGCTGACTGATGGAGAACGGGAAATTAGTTACTGCTATGACGAGGATGGACATTTATCAAAAAAGATTTTTCCGGATGATATAATCAGCAGTTACAGCTACAATTCCAGGGGATTATTGGAGAGCTTGATTCACCAGCAGAACAGAGAATTGCTAGAGAAGTACGAATATGAATATGATCTGATGGGAAATAAGACAGCAATAGGAAAAAGGCGAAAAGCAGTATCTTCCTTGTCAGGTATTCCAGCAGAAACAGAACGGCGCATGCAGGAAGAAAGCGGAAATTATGAGTATCGGTATGACAGCATGAACCGGCTCATAGAAGTGAGGAAGGACCGGAAGCGAATCAGCCAGTATGAATATGATGCTTTTGGAAATCGTGTTGGGAGGCAGACGGAAACAGAAAATATCCGTTATCATTATAATGCGGCCAATCAACTGATTCATGAGGAAGGGATTTTTCCTGAACAATCCTATCAGTATGACGCAAGAGGAAATCTTACGGCGATTCTTCAGGGAGAGATAACAGCCAATCAGTATGTTTATGATGAGACGAACCGTCTTGCAGCGGCTTTTCATAAAAAAGGGCAGGCCGTCCGGTATGAGTATGATGGGCTTGGCAACAGGGTTGGCAGAAAAGAATATGTTTTTGATAAAACAAACTTTGTCAATCAGTTCCAGGCAGGAATGATACCTGTGGAGAATCCAGCCAGAGAAGTGGAGTATCTTCTGGACTTGACCAAGCAGTATTATAATCTGCTGGAAAAAACGGAATCAGAAGAAAATGATGCATATACCCAAAGCTATATCTGGGATAATAATGCGGCATTTATGACAGAAGTGAGTAGTACGCATATTTATCTGCAGGATGAACTGGGAAGTACGGTTCGTCTGGTTGGAAGACAGGAAAAAGGACAGATGGTATATGGATATGATGAGTTTGGTCAGGATTTATATGGAACGCAGGGGGAGGTACAGCCTTTTGGATATACAGGATATCAGAGAGACCGGACAGCTAACACATATTTTGCACAGGCAAGAGAGTATATGCCTGAGATTGGGAGATTTACGGGGGAGGATATTATAAAAGGGACTGTTAATCATCCATATACTTTAAATTGTTATGGATATTGTTGGGAAAATCCTATGAAATGGGTGGATTTAAATGGAAAGCGTCCTAAAAAGCTGTCAAGTTCCGATTACTGGGGATGGTATCTGGAAGAATTAGGTGAATCTGCAGACAGGGCATGGAAAAAAATGTGTCAGAATATCCAGGATGAGATTGATAAAATTGTGGATATTAATGCAGAAGTAGGTATGGGGATTGGTGGAAACTATTATATAGGTCCGGTAGAAGGCACTTTTATAATGAAGCTTGGTTGTTGGGAAATTGATGAGCATGGAAAAGTAGAGATGAAAACTGAAGGAGAATTAGGTGTTAATTTATTTGATTTAGGTTTTTCAGGAGGTGGCTCTTATAACTATACAACAAAAAAAAGTTATGGCTCGATTGGATTAGACAATTTTGAATTTGGTGATGGTATAAAGTGGACTTTGGGAGCCAGTGCTTATGTAATTTTTGGTGGCGGAGGCAGCGTTTCAATTAATATTAGTGAAATAGGGAACTTATTGTACCGCGGTATAGAAAAAGTTCTGAGCTGCGATAGTCAAAAGTAA
- a CDS encoding RDD family protein has protein sequence MRCVCAAGIDHVILTLIGMIIMALYTGGITSQSNSIFFNKQLLIIIILVLLYYFTQDLFFQGRSLGKMLVGLNLKYKEMTIGFAMKHTFFKWFACVIWPITLIYYCSEHCMFYDRILGKREEQ, from the coding sequence ATGAGATGTGTATGTGCGGCAGGGATTGATCATGTTATTCTTACATTAATAGGTATGATTATTATGGCTTTATATACCGGTGGAATTACTTCACAGTCAAATTCGATTTTTTTCAATAAACAGCTACTTATTATAATCATATTGGTATTATTGTATTATTTTACGCAGGATTTATTTTTTCAGGGGAGAAGTTTGGGTAAAATGCTCGTTGGTTTGAATCTGAAATATAAAGAAATGACTATCGGATTTGCCATGAAACATACATTTTTTAAATGGTTTGCTTGCGTGATTTGGCCAATCACTCTGATATATTATTGTTCAGAACATTGTATGTTTTATGACCGTATTTTAGGAAAAAGAGAAGAGCAGTAA
- a CDS encoding DUF5071 domain-containing protein, which yields MSIDELLKLHEYDIYNNRNIDPNILCELAEIFSEESIDILKYFSYTKFSSKFCWTNFIFIIKEMKYPQKLKGLPCLFELLQDINWPIFQEVAAALMSFDKKDIIPFMVRYLYQAYSEEDGMWISGIYMIARIMNIQPSDFQIGKTCDLLHYRDV from the coding sequence GTGTCAATTGATGAATTATTAAAATTACATGAATATGATATATACAATAATAGAAATATTGACCCAAACATATTATGTGAATTGGCAGAAATTTTTTCAGAAGAATCTATAGATATACTTAAATACTTTTCTTATACTAAATTTTCTTCTAAATTTTGTTGGACAAATTTTATATTTATCATTAAGGAAATGAAATATCCACAAAAATTAAAAGGACTGCCATGCTTATTTGAGTTGCTGCAGGATATAAATTGGCCGATTTTTCAGGAGGTAGCTGCTGCATTGATGTCTTTTGATAAAAAAGACATTATTCCTTTTATGGTAAGGTACTTATATCAAGCATATTCGGAAGAAGACGGAATGTGGATTTCAGGGATATATATGATTGCACGAATTATGAATATTCAACCTTCAGATTTTCAAATTGGGAAAACTTGTGATTTGCTTCATTATAGGGATGTTTAA
- a CDS encoding molecular chaperone has translation MDKYGYVLNRQEEKVPDKRYHKADLELMTTFQLREICRKEKIIQGVLDPMDKEELIRVILRYRGADEYFLIQKQDENGLQALEGVLRGTKLQEKQDIRLQCSSRIVAYEGLAIGFYDGLTLPYDKELAGTNVLVVGGDMTVCAILNLMPMGDRTDCLHLVKAAEITCRESSVKNYSLYCMGRRESEMLYDIYNGRYSYMPEHMEVYRVQLLDFDVRKPVPLSMPIAMDFGTTNTTAGVYLDNQYFEKAGVNDGERGLKENDINYALFYDTSGDWQETTLFPSVVGVLSVEAGRPKFLFGYEAIRLADSSYIDEGFCVFYDIKRWIGDYERQEEITDCQGRRGFVSRKEILKEYFDYVIQAVRDRFKCEVQTVHISCPVKQKARFQKLFAEILPDYGVEGKDMIDEGVSVLYNTISEMIRKGTVEEGEEYKALIIDCGGGTTDLCSCRFRIWDRRMAYSVEIDTSYENGDTDFGGNNLTYRIMQLLKIAIVNRLYPMNLNQEGHILAGYDMDVFRYVDQHGTKELYRELEKNYEEAEEFLPTRFHEYENRSRAGYYKVKNNFYFLFRLAETVKKEFYDHVGTLRTVLSSQPVKDDTVTWISVDKWKLSGYTERGLEAIKEFPAVYFSVYELELLLKGDIYGLIRQFMEPMYEEDKLGEYSIIKLTGQSCKIDIFRDALKEFVPGRTIQFKQKSGDQTKNFELKMTCVDGALRYLKDKKYGFAEIAIHTGESALPYRITAFSHNGEEVELIRHLERNSRSGMISRNMEDLTLKLYLKDMEGKDRYQYTCHSSLADFEEKSYEEIKEKHGGHILQADTDDIVENEVKFFIWASPMDLIFSVVPVYRKIGKLYLGVEEEFYFENEKWVQNFFDGMK, from the coding sequence ATGGACAAATATGGATATGTGTTAAACCGGCAGGAAGAAAAGGTTCCAGACAAACGCTATCACAAAGCAGATCTGGAACTGATGACGACATTCCAATTGCGTGAAATCTGCCGGAAGGAGAAAATCATCCAAGGAGTTTTAGATCCAATGGATAAAGAAGAACTGATCCGGGTTATCTTAAGGTACCGGGGGGCGGATGAATACTTCCTGATCCAGAAACAGGATGAGAATGGCCTGCAGGCTCTGGAAGGGGTGCTGCGGGGAACAAAACTTCAGGAAAAGCAGGATATCAGATTGCAGTGCAGCTCCAGGATTGTGGCTTATGAAGGGCTTGCAATCGGTTTCTATGACGGTCTGACGCTGCCTTATGACAAGGAGCTGGCTGGTACCAATGTCCTGGTAGTAGGGGGAGATATGACGGTCTGTGCAATCTTAAATCTAATGCCCATGGGGGATCGGACAGATTGCCTGCACTTAGTCAAAGCTGCAGAGATCACCTGCCGGGAATCCAGTGTAAAGAACTACAGCCTTTACTGTATGGGGCGGCGGGAATCGGAGATGCTTTATGATATTTATAATGGAAGATATAGTTACATGCCGGAGCATATGGAGGTTTACCGGGTCCAGCTTCTGGATTTTGATGTAAGGAAGCCGGTTCCTTTATCCATGCCCATAGCCATGGATTTTGGAACCACCAATACGACAGCCGGGGTCTATCTGGATAACCAGTATTTTGAAAAAGCCGGGGTGAATGACGGGGAAAGAGGACTAAAAGAAAATGACATTAACTATGCCCTGTTCTACGATACCTCCGGAGACTGGCAGGAAACCACCCTGTTTCCCAGCGTGGTAGGGGTACTTTCCGTAGAAGCCGGGAGACCGAAGTTTCTGTTTGGATATGAGGCCATACGCCTGGCAGATTCTAGCTATATTGACGAGGGTTTCTGCGTATTCTATGACATTAAGCGTTGGATCGGAGACTATGAAAGGCAGGAAGAAATCACAGACTGCCAGGGGAGAAGGGGATTTGTTTCCAGAAAGGAAATCCTGAAAGAGTATTTTGACTATGTCATTCAAGCGGTAAGAGACCGGTTCAAGTGTGAGGTCCAGACAGTACATATTTCCTGCCCGGTGAAGCAGAAAGCCCGGTTCCAGAAACTGTTTGCAGAAATTCTGCCAGACTACGGAGTGGAAGGAAAGGACATGATCGACGAAGGCGTGTCTGTTTTGTACAACACTATATCCGAAATGATCCGGAAAGGCACAGTGGAGGAAGGGGAAGAGTATAAGGCTCTGATTATTGACTGTGGCGGCGGAACCACTGACTTGTGTTCCTGCAGGTTCCGGATTTGGGACAGGCGCATGGCTTATAGTGTAGAGATTGACACTTCCTATGAGAATGGGGATACGGATTTCGGGGGAAATAACCTGACCTATCGGATCATGCAGTTGTTAAAAATAGCAATCGTGAATCGTCTGTATCCGATGAATTTGAATCAGGAAGGGCATATTCTGGCTGGATACGACATGGATGTATTCCGTTACGTAGACCAGCACGGTACGAAAGAACTGTATAGGGAACTGGAGAAAAATTATGAAGAAGCGGAGGAATTTCTGCCCACCCGTTTCCATGAATATGAGAATAGGAGCAGGGCGGGTTATTATAAGGTAAAGAACAACTTTTATTTCTTGTTCCGCCTGGCGGAAACAGTGAAGAAAGAGTTTTACGACCATGTGGGAACACTCAGGACCGTGTTATCCTCCCAGCCGGTAAAGGATGATACTGTAACCTGGATTTCTGTGGACAAGTGGAAGCTGTCCGGATATACAGAAAGAGGGCTTGAAGCCATTAAGGAGTTCCCTGCGGTATATTTCAGCGTCTATGAGCTGGAATTATTGTTAAAGGGAGATATTTATGGGCTTATCCGTCAGTTTATGGAACCAATGTATGAGGAGGATAAACTGGGTGAGTATTCTATCATCAAGCTGACCGGACAATCCTGTAAGATCGACATATTCCGGGATGCCTTAAAGGAGTTCGTGCCGGGAAGGACGATCCAGTTTAAGCAAAAGAGCGGAGATCAGACGAAGAATTTTGAATTGAAGATGACCTGTGTGGATGGGGCACTCCGTTATTTAAAGGATAAGAAGTATGGATTTGCAGAGATTGCCATCCATACTGGGGAATCGGCCCTGCCTTACCGGATCACAGCCTTTTCCCACAATGGGGAAGAGGTGGAACTGATCCGGCATCTGGAACGGAACAGCCGGAGCGGAATGATATCCAGGAATATGGAAGACTTAACACTCAAGCTGTATTTAAAAGACATGGAAGGAAAAGATCGGTACCAATATACCTGCCATAGTTCCCTGGCTGATTTTGAAGAAAAGAGTTATGAGGAAATTAAGGAGAAACATGGGGGACATATCCTTCAGGCAGACACGGATGATATAGTGGAAAATGAAGTAAAGTTCTTCATATGGGCCAGCCCCATGGACCTGATATTTTCGGTAGTACCGGTATATCGGAAGATTGGAAAGCTGTATCTTGGAGTAGAAGAAGAGTTCTATTTTGAAAATGAAAAATGGGTTCAGAACTTTTTTGATGGGATGAAATAA